A single window of Desulforegulaceae bacterium DNA harbors:
- the gatA gene encoding Asp-tRNA(Asn)/Glu-tRNA(Gln) amidotransferase subunit GatA produces MEPYEFSVAEARQKLDKKEISSLELTKSVFERINKVEPKLDAYITICEESALNEAKLADKMIFKGKSSPLLGIPVSLKDLICTKGVKTTCASKMLENFVPPYDATIVEALKKGGAVITGKVNMDEFAMGSTTETSAFKITKNPWDSSRIPGGSSGGSAVSVASEMSLVSFGSDTGGSIRQPAANCGVTGLKPTYGRVSRYGVVAFASSLDQVGTITKSVEDAAMAMNSISFFDPKDSTSFPLDPPDYTSFLEKGMKGMKIGVIKEYMDTQGMDSEILESIENSIDVFKSFGAEIVEVSLPNTKYSIPAYNIISSSEASSNLTRFDGIRYGTRAEALDLLEMYKETRTKGFGAEVKRRIIIGTYALSAGYYDEYYAQAQKIRTLITSDFKQVFEKADILLSPVTPEPPFKIGERIDDPLQIYLFDIFTISANLGGIPAMSIPCGFTSKNLPMGLQLMAPSFEEGRILKAGFNFQNETDFHKKKPEL; encoded by the coding sequence ATGGAACCCTATGAATTTTCTGTAGCCGAAGCAAGACAAAAGCTTGATAAAAAAGAGATTTCATCCCTTGAACTTACCAAATCAGTCTTTGAAAGAATAAATAAAGTAGAGCCAAAACTAGATGCTTATATCACTATATGTGAAGAATCTGCTTTAAATGAGGCAAAATTGGCCGATAAAATGATTTTTAAAGGCAAGAGTTCTCCTTTGCTTGGAATTCCTGTGTCATTAAAGGATCTTATTTGCACAAAAGGAGTGAAAACAACCTGTGCCTCAAAAATGCTGGAAAATTTTGTTCCTCCATATGATGCAACTATTGTTGAAGCCCTTAAAAAAGGTGGAGCTGTAATCACAGGGAAAGTAAATATGGATGAATTTGCCATGGGCTCTACAACTGAAACCTCAGCATTTAAAATCACTAAAAATCCCTGGGATAGTTCAAGAATTCCCGGAGGTTCTAGCGGAGGTTCAGCAGTTTCTGTTGCATCAGAAATGAGTCTTGTATCTTTTGGGTCAGATACCGGAGGTTCCATCAGGCAGCCTGCAGCCAATTGCGGAGTTACAGGTTTGAAGCCCACATACGGGAGGGTTTCAAGGTATGGAGTAGTTGCTTTTGCCTCTTCCCTTGATCAGGTGGGAACTATTACAAAATCGGTTGAGGATGCCGCAATGGCAATGAATTCAATTAGTTTTTTTGACCCAAAGGATTCCACCAGTTTTCCTTTGGATCCTCCTGATTACACTTCATTTCTTGAAAAAGGGATGAAAGGGATGAAAATTGGAGTGATAAAAGAATATATGGATACTCAAGGAATGGATTCTGAAATTTTAGAATCAATAGAAAATTCCATTGATGTATTTAAAAGCTTTGGAGCTGAAATTGTTGAAGTTTCTCTTCCAAACACAAAATATTCAATTCCGGCTTATAATATTATTTCTTCTTCAGAAGCAAGTTCAAATCTTACAAGATTTGATGGAATAAGATATGGAACAAGGGCAGAAGCTTTAGATCTCCTTGAAATGTATAAGGAAACAAGAACAAAAGGCTTTGGGGCTGAAGTTAAAAGAAGGATAATTATAGGTACTTACGCCCTTTCAGCAGGATATTATGATGAATATTATGCCCAGGCTCAAAAGATAAGAACCCTTATTACCAGTGATTTTAAACAAGTTTTTGAAAAGGCAGATATTCTCCTTTCACCTGTTACTCCTGAACCTCCTTTTAAAATTGGCGAAAGAATTGATGATCCTTTGCAGATTTATTTGTTTGATATTTTTACAATTTCAGCAAACCTTGGAGGAATCCCGGCAATGTCAATCCCCTGCGGATTTACATCAAAAAATCTTCCCATGGGATTGCAGCTGATGGCACCTTCTTTTGAAGAAGGACGGATTTTAAAAGCAGGATTTAATTTTCAAAACGAAACAGATTTTCATAAAAAAAAACCGGAGCTTTGA
- the mutL gene encoding DNA mismatch repair endonuclease MutL has product MSKIRILPENLSNQIAAGEVVERPASVVKELVENSIDAGSGRIVIEVEEGGKKSIRVFDDGEGMTRDDALLSMERYATSKIREAKDLFSINTLGFRGEAVPSIASVSHFSLFTKSRLENSGTKIEIKGGTLVDVKETGVPDGTEIRVSHLFFNTPARRKFMKSKITEMGHISEVVACLALSSPGVYFRLVHNKRVVKEWPGGKFSDRALEVLGSDFKNSLHEVSNEYMGVKVKGFAGSPDITRSSSGKIYIFVNNRYVSDRAISYAVYQGYEGRLMKGRYPGCVLFINLPFDKVDVNVHPSKSQVKFAEPGIVLASVKKGIADSIGKEDKIKWKSNPVLLKSSAFYGKTPEPGLRYVKEKNSASQTRFTPFTNPEVIEKKDENILSQNNDPGFEKKHDSFFSSKSEESLRDFFYSDLSIVSQIKNTYIVCESKDGMILVDQHAAHERVRYESLLKSYEQNMGRSQQLLLPQVIEAGVLESPKLLLMLKEFKKFGLEISHYGGNSFAVQSVPLILGNIDFRPLILDIASMFKDLAPTYEIKKIISDSIALIACHGSIRGNQKLDLREIQALFKELDKCENSSRCPHGRPIWIMFDWNFIEKSFKRKV; this is encoded by the coding sequence ATGTCTAAAATAAGAATTCTTCCAGAAAATCTTTCAAACCAGATAGCAGCCGGAGAAGTTGTAGAGCGGCCCGCCTCTGTTGTAAAAGAGCTTGTTGAAAATTCAATTGATGCTGGCTCTGGAAGAATTGTAATTGAAGTAGAAGAGGGCGGGAAAAAATCAATCAGGGTGTTTGATGACGGAGAAGGAATGACCCGTGATGATGCACTTTTATCCATGGAAAGATATGCTACCAGTAAAATAAGGGAGGCCAAGGATCTTTTTTCCATAAACACCCTTGGTTTTCGGGGAGAAGCTGTGCCAAGCATAGCATCAGTTTCTCATTTTTCACTTTTTACTAAATCAAGACTTGAAAATTCAGGTACAAAAATAGAAATTAAGGGAGGAACTTTAGTTGATGTTAAGGAAACAGGAGTTCCTGATGGCACTGAAATAAGAGTTTCCCATCTTTTTTTCAATACTCCTGCAAGAAGAAAGTTCATGAAATCAAAAATAACTGAAATGGGTCATATTTCAGAGGTGGTTGCCTGTCTTGCCCTTTCATCTCCTGGAGTTTATTTCAGACTGGTTCACAATAAAAGAGTTGTAAAAGAATGGCCAGGGGGTAAATTTTCAGACAGGGCCTTAGAAGTCTTGGGTTCTGATTTTAAAAACAGTCTTCATGAAGTTTCCAATGAGTATATGGGAGTTAAGGTAAAAGGCTTTGCTGGTTCTCCTGACATCACCAGAAGCTCTTCAGGCAAAATTTATATTTTTGTAAACAACAGATATGTATCAGACAGAGCAATTTCCTATGCTGTTTATCAGGGCTATGAAGGAAGGCTTATGAAAGGCCGCTATCCTGGCTGTGTCCTTTTTATCAACCTTCCCTTTGACAAGGTTGATGTAAATGTTCACCCTTCAAAGAGTCAGGTTAAATTTGCAGAGCCTGGAATTGTATTGGCAAGTGTTAAAAAAGGGATTGCCGATTCCATTGGAAAAGAGGATAAAATCAAATGGAAATCAAATCCTGTCCTATTAAAATCAAGTGCTTTTTATGGAAAGACCCCTGAGCCCGGCTTAAGATATGTTAAGGAAAAAAATTCAGCCAGCCAGACCAGATTTACTCCTTTTACCAACCCTGAGGTTATTGAAAAAAAAGATGAAAATATTTTATCTCAAAACAATGACCCTGGTTTTGAAAAAAAACATGATTCCTTTTTTTCATCAAAATCAGAAGAAAGTTTAAGAGATTTTTTTTATTCAGATCTTTCAATTGTTTCTCAAATAAAAAACACTTATATAGTTTGTGAATCTAAAGATGGAATGATTCTTGTAGATCAGCATGCAGCCCATGAAAGAGTAAGATATGAGTCTCTTTTAAAATCATATGAGCAAAATATGGGAAGATCCCAGCAACTTCTTCTTCCCCAGGTAATTGAAGCTGGAGTCCTAGAGTCGCCAAAGCTTCTTTTAATGCTTAAAGAATTTAAAAAGTTCGGTCTTGAAATCTCCCATTACGGGGGAAACAGCTTTGCAGTACAATCTGTTCCTTTAATTCTTGGAAACATTGACTTCAGACCTCTTATTCTTGATATTGCTTCAATGTTTAAAGATCTTGCTCCAACCTATGAAATAAAAAAAATTATTTCTGATTCCATAGCTTTAATTGCATGCCATGGGTCAATAAGAGGAAATCAAAAACTTGATTTAAGGGAAATTCAGGCTTTATTTAAAGAACTTGATAAATGTGAGAATTCTTCAAGGTGCCCCCATGGAAGGCCAATCTGGATTATGTTTGACTGGAATTTTATTGAAAAGTCATTTAAAAGAAAAGTTTAA
- a CDS encoding universal stress protein, which yields MFKPVKKILYATDMSEAAREAMKYAMSISCQYDAHMTTIHVVPNVFEELSLSTGVEMELYFGFDKWKEMETERFENAKNSVKERVEETSKEMAPYIKNGSNATFTDILIKIGHPVTEILKTAKEDDFDVIVMATHGHGRLEELLVGSVSRGVLRKSKIPVFLVPLNKKKK from the coding sequence ATGTTTAAGCCTGTAAAAAAAATCTTATATGCCACTGACATGTCTGAGGCTGCAAGGGAAGCAATGAAGTATGCAATGAGTATTTCCTGCCAGTATGACGCTCATATGACAACAATCCATGTGGTTCCCAATGTTTTTGAAGAGCTTTCACTCAGTACCGGTGTTGAGATGGAGCTTTATTTTGGGTTTGATAAGTGGAAAGAAATGGAAACAGAAAGATTTGAGAATGCTAAAAATTCAGTAAAAGAAAGGGTTGAAGAGACATCAAAAGAAATGGCTCCTTATATAAAAAACGGATCCAATGCCACTTTTACAGATATTCTTATAAAAATAGGCCATCCTGTTACTGAAATACTCAAGACAGCAAAAGAAGATGATTTTGATGTGATCGTGATGGCAACCCATGGTCATGGACGGCTTGAGGAGCTTCTTGTGGGTAGTGTTTCAAGGGGAGTTCTCCGTAAGTCCAAGATCCCTGTTTTTCTTGTACCTTTGAACAAAAAGAAAAAATAA
- a CDS encoding DUF1847 domain-containing protein translates to MSYNPKCSKCPFEKKERLCRGGEKFPKNCPTKEFESSREEIKNQYFNSEIEKIYKISSDIKGPKKSRIEETLYIAEKMEFNKVGIAFCSGLKKEAEIIERLFESRGIKVNSVICSCGNLKKSEFDLGDKKNLNKTFCNPYLQALALNEAKTEWNIVVGLCVGHDSIFMKYSDSMCTVLAAKDKVTAHNPLGPIYTLDTYYNFLKNN, encoded by the coding sequence ATGAGTTATAATCCCAAATGCTCAAAATGTCCTTTTGAGAAAAAAGAAAGACTTTGCCGCGGAGGTGAAAAATTTCCAAAGAATTGTCCAACAAAGGAGTTTGAATCAAGCAGGGAAGAGATTAAAAATCAATATTTTAATTCTGAAATAGAAAAAATTTACAAAATCTCATCAGACATTAAGGGTCCTAAAAAATCAAGAATTGAAGAAACCCTTTATATTGCTGAAAAAATGGAGTTTAATAAAGTTGGTATAGCATTTTGTTCAGGTTTAAAAAAAGAGGCTGAAATCATTGAAAGGCTTTTTGAATCAAGAGGAATTAAGGTTAATTCAGTTATATGCTCTTGTGGAAATCTTAAAAAATCTGAATTTGACTTAGGGGATAAAAAAAATTTAAATAAAACTTTTTGCAATCCCTATCTTCAGGCTCTTGCACTGAATGAGGCTAAAACAGAATGGAATATTGTGGTGGGTCTTTGTGTTGGACATGATTCAATTTTTATGAAATACAGTGATTCAATGTGCACTGTTTTGGCGGCTAAGGACAAGGTTACAGCACATAATCCTCTTGGTCCTATTTATACCTTGGATACTTATTATAATTTTTTAAAAAATAATTAG
- a CDS encoding PaaI family thioesterase translates to MEKWRKLYNSDKKCFACGEENPCGIYLEFETNGKIMKGETVISPHHRGWASLVHGGVISTILDETMSWAAIYFFKKFILTQSMEIEFLKPVYIEKKVKSSGWIHEQISEKKAIMSSEIYNEDNEVCARATGKFVLFEPEKFKKLNIVPNSLLEEIEGMFNLE, encoded by the coding sequence ATGGAGAAATGGCGTAAACTTTATAATTCTGATAAAAAGTGTTTTGCATGTGGTGAAGAAAATCCCTGTGGTATTTACTTGGAATTTGAGACCAATGGGAAAATTATGAAGGGGGAAACTGTGATATCTCCCCACCATAGAGGATGGGCTAGTTTAGTTCATGGGGGAGTAATTTCAACAATTCTTGATGAAACCATGTCCTGGGCGGCAATTTATTTTTTTAAAAAATTTATTTTAACCCAGTCAATGGAAATAGAGTTTTTAAAACCTGTTTATATAGAAAAAAAAGTTAAATCATCAGGGTGGATCCATGAGCAGATAAGTGAAAAAAAAGCAATTATGTCAAGTGAGATTTACAACGAAGATAACGAGGTTTGTGCAAGAGCAACAGGAAAGTTTGTTCTTTTTGAACCTGAAAAATTTAAAAAGCTCAATATAGTTCCTAATTCTCTTTTAGAAGAAATAGAAGGGATGTTTAATTTAGAATGA
- a CDS encoding patatin-like phospholipase family protein translates to MKKNLLFLAGENAYSQIMEKGLSPEDIKVCVSASGAAKWLSIYGLDKIVFGDWLKEKKEPVHFFGTSIGAWKFAAACQKDCKQAFDLLADLYINQRYGKKVTTDEISKTAEDIIDSTIDKVKIDEILNHPVFRISFSAVRCLGNTAEKDLISQSKALLKAGLFNIFKRENLGKYFERTFFFDKRTKPPFLSIKGFPMNRVFLSEKNFKKALLASGSIPVLMNGIENIEGAPKGVYRDGGIIDYHPVFDFTGRDDEGKIVLYNHFYDKIIPGWFDKKLFWRRPSKDDLKNVLLLAPSKEFVLDLPFKRIPDRKDFKRFEGKDEERISFWKKAKEKSLVLGQEFIDAVEGNGIKKLVQRI, encoded by the coding sequence ATGAAAAAAAATCTTTTATTTCTGGCAGGAGAAAATGCCTATTCACAAATCATGGAAAAAGGTCTTTCTCCTGAGGACATAAAGGTTTGTGTTTCTGCTTCAGGTGCTGCAAAATGGCTTTCCATTTATGGACTTGATAAAATAGTTTTTGGAGATTGGTTAAAAGAAAAAAAAGAGCCTGTACACTTTTTTGGAACCTCAATTGGAGCCTGGAAATTTGCAGCAGCCTGTCAAAAAGATTGTAAGCAGGCTTTTGATCTCCTGGCAGATTTGTATATAAATCAAAGGTATGGCAAAAAAGTCACAACTGATGAAATTTCTAAAACTGCAGAAGATATTATTGATTCAACCATTGACAAGGTTAAAATAGATGAAATTTTAAATCATCCTGTTTTTAGAATTTCATTTTCAGCTGTCAGGTGCCTTGGTAACACTGCAGAAAAAGATCTGATTTCCCAGTCTAAAGCCCTTTTAAAAGCAGGGTTATTTAATATTTTTAAAAGAGAAAACCTAGGTAAATATTTTGAAAGGACATTCTTTTTTGATAAAAGAACAAAGCCTCCTTTTTTGTCTATCAAAGGTTTTCCTATGAACAGGGTTTTTCTTTCAGAGAAAAACTTTAAAAAAGCTCTTCTTGCTTCGGGCTCAATCCCAGTGTTGATGAACGGAATTGAAAATATTGAAGGTGCTCCAAAAGGAGTTTACAGAGACGGAGGTATTATAGATTATCATCCTGTTTTTGATTTTACAGGAAGGGATGATGAGGGAAAAATTGTTTTATACAATCATTTCTATGATAAAATAATTCCTGGATGGTTTGATAAAAAACTTTTTTGGAGAAGGCCAAGTAAAGATGATTTAAAAAATGTTCTTCTTTTGGCTCCTTCAAAGGAATTTGTTTTGGATCTTCCTTTTAAAAGAATTCCTGACAGAAAAGATTTTAAAAGGTTTGAAGGAAAAGATGAAGAAAGAATCAGTTTTTGGAAAAAAGCAAAGGAAAAAAGCCTTGTTCTTGGCCAGGAATTTATTGATGCTGTTGAGGGCAATGGAATAAAAAAACTGGTTCAAAGAATTTAA
- a CDS encoding mechanosensitive ion channel, translating to MNYETIFNNPFYLKFIQTIIITIIVFVLKKFAKNKLIMPSEIDIQAKRKWVVTSKNISFFIWLFAIIIIWIDQLQALGATLVLFAAAFVVATKEFILNIMGYLYRSGTKAFSIGDRIEVNTIRGDVLDQNITGVTLMEVGSGLKTHQYTGSSVFIPNAIFLSSPVKNETMMGGEYVFHIITVNLKIDDDWRTAEKDLLESAREVCNPYIDSAVEQMTYVSKRHALVQPGIEPRINIQIPEYDKITLQLRLPVPSKRRGRIEGEVLRKYLSKQTALKNEQNLS from the coding sequence ATGAACTACGAAACTATATTTAACAATCCTTTTTATCTTAAATTTATTCAAACAATTATAATAACTATTATAGTGTTTGTTTTAAAGAAATTTGCCAAAAATAAACTAATAATGCCAAGTGAAATTGACATTCAGGCCAAAAGAAAATGGGTGGTAACTTCAAAAAATATCTCATTTTTTATTTGGCTTTTTGCTATCATAATTATCTGGATTGACCAGCTTCAAGCGTTAGGGGCTACCCTGGTTCTTTTTGCAGCAGCTTTTGTTGTAGCAACAAAAGAGTTTATCCTCAACATAATGGGCTATCTTTATAGATCAGGAACCAAAGCTTTTTCCATTGGAGACAGAATTGAAGTAAATACAATAAGAGGTGACGTTCTTGATCAAAATATCACTGGGGTAACTCTTATGGAGGTTGGTTCAGGCTTAAAAACCCACCAGTATACCGGCTCCTCAGTTTTTATTCCAAATGCAATTTTTCTTTCATCTCCAGTCAAAAACGAAACAATGATGGGAGGAGAATATGTTTTTCACATAATAACGGTAAACCTTAAAATAGATGACGACTGGAGAACCGCAGAAAAAGACCTTTTGGAATCAGCAAGGGAAGTGTGTAATCCATATATTGATTCTGCTGTAGAACAAATGACCTATGTTTCAAAAAGACATGCTCTTGTTCAACCTGGAATAGAGCCCAGAATAAACATCCAGATTCCAGAATATGACAAAATAACTCTTCAGCTCAGACTGCCAGTCCCTTCAAAAAGAAGGGGAAGAATAGAAGGTGAGGTACTTAGAAAATACTTATCAAAACAAACAGCTTTAAAAAATGAACAAAATTTGTCTTAA
- a CDS encoding YchE family NAAT transporter → MESIESYFKFFIALVAIVNPVGAVPIFLGAYSGQSLKNKKKAVKTTAFTVFLVLLISLVSGDIILKIFGISMASFRVAGGVLILLMAFSMLQAKMSPSKQTKEEAEFLESHTRENISVVPLGIPVMAGPGAISTVILYAQKHESIIHYTILLCLIISIAVFAWIVLRVAPSIASKLGQTGINIVTRIMGLLMASIGIEFIANGIKLLFPILG, encoded by the coding sequence ATGGAATCGATTGAATCTTACTTTAAATTTTTTATAGCTCTGGTTGCAATTGTAAATCCAGTTGGAGCTGTTCCTATTTTTTTAGGTGCCTACAGCGGACAATCTTTAAAAAACAAAAAAAAAGCAGTAAAAACTACAGCTTTCACTGTATTTTTAGTTCTACTTATTTCTCTTGTTTCCGGTGATATAATATTAAAAATTTTTGGAATTTCCATGGCATCCTTTCGAGTTGCAGGAGGAGTTTTAATTCTTCTCATGGCATTCAGCATGCTCCAGGCAAAAATGAGCCCCTCAAAACAAACCAAGGAAGAAGCTGAATTTCTTGAATCACATACAAGGGAAAACATTTCAGTAGTTCCCCTTGGAATTCCTGTGATGGCGGGACCCGGAGCAATAAGCACAGTTATTCTATATGCTCAAAAACATGAGTCAATTATTCACTACACTATTTTACTTTGTTTAATTATAAGCATTGCCGTTTTTGCATGGATTGTTTTAAGGGTTGCTCCTTCAATTGCATCAAAGCTTGGTCAAACAGGAATAAACATTGTTACAAGAATTATGGGACTTTTAATGGCTTCAATAGGAATTGAATTCATAGCAAATGGTATTAAATTACTTTTTCCTATTCTTGGCTGA
- a CDS encoding nuclear transport factor 2 family protein, whose product MISNTVDSWHSLVKSKDPKELDKILSDEVVFYSPVVHTPQEGKDITKLYLTAALYVFVNETFRYVREVVSGNNAVFEFETKIDGITINGVDMISWNEKGEIVSFKVMIRPLKAINLIHKMMGEMLEQVK is encoded by the coding sequence ATGATTTCAAACACAGTCGATTCATGGCATTCACTGGTAAAATCAAAAGATCCAAAAGAGCTTGATAAGATTCTTTCAGATGAAGTTGTTTTTTATTCACCTGTTGTTCATACTCCTCAGGAAGGAAAAGATATTACAAAGCTTTATCTTACAGCTGCTCTTTATGTTTTTGTAAATGAAACGTTTCGCTATGTAAGGGAAGTTGTTTCGGGAAACAATGCAGTTTTTGAGTTTGAAACTAAAATCGATGGAATAACTATTAACGGAGTTGATATGATTTCATGGAATGAAAAGGGTGAAATAGTATCATTTAAGGTAATGATAAGACCTTTAAAAGCTATCAACCTTATCCATAAAATGATGGGTGAAATGCTTGAACAGGTAAAATGA
- a CDS encoding HD domain-containing protein, whose amino-acid sequence MWSQDKYLKALNFASKWHLGQKIPGSELPYIIHPVAVAMEIIKAIPFEHKISEGDFCVESALLHDVLEDTEATYSLVLKEFGKKTADGVLALTKNKDFSNKKEAMKDSLERIKNQPFEIWLVKIADRISNLYKPPSFWTKIKIKNYFEESLLILEELGKESCFLSKRLKKKIETYKGWI is encoded by the coding sequence ATGTGGTCTCAGGACAAATATTTAAAAGCTTTAAATTTTGCTTCAAAATGGCATTTGGGTCAAAAAATACCTGGATCAGAGCTCCCATATATTATTCATCCAGTTGCTGTTGCAATGGAGATAATCAAAGCTATTCCCTTTGAACATAAAATTAGTGAAGGTGATTTTTGCGTGGAATCAGCACTTCTTCATGATGTTTTAGAGGATACAGAAGCAACTTATAGTTTGGTTTTAAAAGAGTTTGGCAAAAAAACAGCTGATGGAGTTCTTGCTTTAACTAAAAATAAAGATTTTTCAAATAAGAAAGAGGCAATGAAAGACAGCCTTGAAAGAATAAAAAACCAGCCCTTTGAAATTTGGCTTGTAAAAATTGCAGATAGGATTTCAAATCTTTACAAGCCTCCTTCATTTTGGACAAAGATAAAAATAAAAAATTATTTTGAAGAATCTTTGCTTATTTTAGAAGAGCTTGGAAAAGAAAGCTGCTTTCTTTCAAAAAGACTAAAGAAAAAAATTGAAACCTACAAAGGCTGGATATAA
- a CDS encoding Hsp33 family molecular chaperone HslO, with amino-acid sequence MQETEKLKKRLIENTKDRVYSFVMDEGNFRGAVIHSTRLVKDLKERHSLGIIETLILGHACSGTELMATTLKGNNRLKFHIQCSGPVKGLVCEANSFGDVRGYLFQNPIPIKEAPKDFRTSPYFNAGFMTITYFKENSKSPYSGKVMLEYGEIAQEIANYYLTSEQIPSACNLSVTFSPDGEVTGAGGILIQKMPGTDDITLEKLENSFLSLPSIGEEFSKGYSPEDIIYGSFKEFNPKILDNKRVAFSCSCEKERMLAYIKGLGKQTLKEILNDNNFPLEVVCHYCSNNFLYDKNIIQQAYNEAR; translated from the coding sequence ATGCAGGAAACCGAAAAATTAAAAAAAAGACTGATTGAGAATACAAAGGACAGAGTTTATTCTTTTGTAATGGATGAAGGAAATTTCAGGGGTGCTGTGATTCACTCCACACGACTTGTTAAAGACTTGAAAGAAAGACATTCTCTTGGAATTATAGAAACCCTTATTCTTGGTCATGCATGCTCAGGCACAGAGCTCATGGCCACCACTCTTAAAGGAAACAACAGACTTAAGTTTCACATTCAATGTTCAGGGCCTGTAAAAGGTTTGGTATGCGAGGCCAACTCCTTTGGAGATGTAAGAGGGTATTTGTTCCAAAACCCCATACCCATAAAAGAAGCACCAAAGGATTTTAGAACTTCACCATATTTTAATGCAGGATTTATGACAATTACCTATTTTAAGGAAAACTCAAAATCTCCCTATTCTGGAAAAGTGATGCTTGAATACGGAGAAATAGCCCAGGAAATTGCAAATTATTATCTTACTTCAGAACAAATTCCAAGTGCATGCAATCTGAGCGTAACATTTTCACCTGATGGAGAAGTAACAGGTGCAGGAGGAATTTTAATCCAGAAAATGCCCGGAACTGATGATATCACCCTGGAAAAACTTGAAAATTCATTTTTAAGTCTTCCTTCAATTGGAGAAGAATTTTCAAAAGGATACTCTCCTGAAGATATAATTTACGGCAGTTTTAAAGAATTTAATCCAAAAATTCTTGATAATAAAAGAGTTGCTTTTTCTTGTTCCTGTGAAAAAGAGCGGATGCTTGCATATATAAAAGGACTTGGAAAACAAACCTTAAAGGAAATTCTTAATGATAACAATTTCCCCCTTGAAGTTGTTTGCCATTACTGCAGTAATAATTTTTTATATGATAAAAACATTATTCAACAGGCATACAATGAGGCTAGATAA
- a CDS encoding zf-HC2 domain-containing protein, with protein MTDNQQYSNHCIQMFEVYSRYLDGELDKNQKKEVEEHLETCNECKACFMTLKKTKELCTKMPRVKAPDNFTSKLHSTIKDILNCK; from the coding sequence ATGACTGATAATCAACAATACTCAAATCACTGCATTCAAATGTTTGAAGTTTATTCCCGGTATCTTGACGGTGAACTTGATAAAAACCAAAAAAAAGAAGTAGAAGAACACCTGGAAACATGCAATGAGTGTAAAGCGTGCTTTATGACACTTAAAAAAACCAAGGAACTCTGCACCAAAATGCCCAGGGTAAAAGCCCCTGATAATTTCACTTCAAAACTTCATTCCACAATAAAAGATATTTTAAATTGTAAATAA
- a CDS encoding sigma-70 family RNA polymerase sigma factor, whose translation MKNQGKKPIVKDEDSELILKIKNGQTDLYETLLSRYETRIYNFGLRMCKDVSDAEDLVQETFINIFRYLKDFRMESKFKNWAYKIAASVCMKIKRKNKSPEKELSMDDILSGHNEKEVSSQIPAWVNQPAEALMNKEISLEIKKEIDNLPPNYRIVLVLRDMEGFSTKEVSEMLDLSESNVKVRLHRARIFVREGLKRYFND comes from the coding sequence ATGAAAAACCAGGGAAAAAAACCAATAGTAAAAGATGAAGATTCTGAACTTATTTTAAAAATTAAAAACGGCCAAACAGATTTGTATGAAACTCTTCTTTCAAGATATGAAACAAGAATTTACAATTTCGGCCTTAGAATGTGCAAAGATGTTTCAGACGCAGAAGATCTTGTCCAAGAAACATTTATAAATATTTTCAGATATTTAAAAGACTTTAGAATGGAATCAAAGTTCAAAAACTGGGCTTATAAAATTGCAGCTTCAGTCTGCATGAAAATTAAAAGGAAAAATAAAAGCCCGGAAAAAGAACTTTCAATGGATGACATTCTTTCTGGTCATAATGAAAAGGAAGTTTCTTCCCAGATTCCAGCTTGGGTAAATCAGCCTGCAGAAGCTCTTATGAACAAAGAAATCTCCCTTGAAATAAAAAAGGAAATAGATAATCTTCCTCCAAATTACAGAATTGTTCTTGTTTTAAGAGATATGGAAGGGTTTTCAACAAAAGAGGTTTCTGAAATGCTTGATTTGAGCGAATCAAACGTAAAGGTAAGGCTTCACAGGGCAAGGATTTTTGTAAGGGAAGGCTTAAAAAGGTACTTCAATGACTGA